Genomic window (Pseudomonas xantholysinigenes):
CGTCGGCCCGGCGGCGCCGGATGTGCCGATCAGCCTTGAGGTGGAGGTGCTGCGCGAGGGCAAGGCGGTCAGCACCTTGCTCGGGCGCGCCGTGCAGGATGGCCAGGTGGTGACCCTGGTGCAGGGCAGCTTCGGTGCCGGTCGCCCTTCCGTGGTGGCGGTCGACGCGCCCGCCGCGATGCCGATGAAGCCGCTGCAGGAGGCGGCGCCGGAGTTACCCTTCATCAAGGGCATTACGCCGGAGTTCATGCAGCACGTGGCGTTTCGCTGGGCGGTGGGCGGCCTGCCGTTCAGTGGTAACGACTCGCGCCATATGGGCGGCTGGGTCCGCCTGCGCGATGTCGTCGAGGAGCCGGTCGGGGTGGCGCACCTGCTGGCATTAGTCGATGCCTGGCCGCCGAGCCTGCTGCCGTTTCTCAAACAGCCCGCCGCCGGCAGCACGCTGACCTGGACCATCGAGTTCGTCCAGCCCACGCCGCAGCTGTCGACCCTCGACTGGTGCCGCTATGTGGTCGAGACCGAGTATGCCCGTGATGGCTATGGGCATGCGGCTGCGGCGTTATGGACGGCTGAGGGTGAGCTGCTGGCGTTGAGCCGGCAGACGGTGACCGTGTTCGCCTGATCCACCTTCATCAAGCCAATCGCGGGGCAAGCCCGCTCCCACGCCATGTAATGGCGCTTGTGGGATCGGGCTTGCCCTGCGATGTTTTCAGTCAGTGGCGATGCTTGTGCCGTTCGCGCCAGGCCCGCCACCAGGCGCCGCTCAGCACGAAGCGCGGAAAGGTGATGAACTGCTCGGTGAGCAGGCGTTGCACGGCGTCCTTGCGGCTGGCGAACGGCTCCGGTTGTTCGGCTTCCAGGCGATGTCCCTGACGCTGCAGGCCCAGCCCGGCGACCAGGGCAATGATGCCCACGGCGAGCTGCGACAGGTCCAGGCCCAACACCCCCGACAGCACCAGCAGCGCGCCCAGGATGAACAGCGGCACGGCGATCAGGTGCAGCACCAGGTTGGTGGGATGGCGGTGGTTATGGTGGTAGCCACGCCATTGCCAGGCGGGCAGGTTGGGCAGTCGTTTGCTCATGGACAGTTCCTCACAGACATGTCCAAAGCTTAGTGCGGCCCCCTGGTGGGGGCCAATCGAGGCTGGCTATGGTTGCCATAGCCGTGCCGGGCTCAGAGCTTGAGCTGGCCGATGGCCTTGTTCAGTTCGCCGGCCAGGGTCGCCAGTTCGCTGCTGGTGGTGGCCGAGCCGACGGTCTGTTGCACGGTCTCTTCGGTGACGTCGCGGATGCTCACCACGGCGCGGTTCATCTCTTCGGCCACCTGGCTCTGCTGCTCGGCGGCCACGGCGATCTGGGTATTGCTCTCGCGCATCTGCGCCACGGCGCTGGTGATTTCGGTCAGGGCTTCGTGGGCTTCGCGTGCCTGCTTGACGCAGTCGTCGGCCTTGTACGAGCTCTCCTGCATGAAGTCCACCGCATCGCGGGTGCCGGCTTGCAGGTCGGCGACCATGGTGGTGATCTCGTCGGTGGAGGTCTGCACGCGCTTGGCCAGGTTGCGCACTTCGTCGGCGACCACGGCGAAGCCACGGCCCAGGTCGCCGGCGCGGGCGGCCTCGATGGCGGCATTGAGGGCCAGCAGGTTGGTCTGTTCGGCGATGCTGTGGATCACCCCGACCACACTGTTGATCTTCTGGCTGTCGTCGGCCAGCTGGCGGATCATTTCGGCGGTCTGCTGCACGCCGCTGGACAGCCCGGCGATGGAGTCCTGCACCCGGCTGACCACGGCCTGGCCGCTGCCAGCGAGGGTGTCGGCGGCCTGCGACAGGTCGCGGGTGGCGCCGGCATGCTGGGCGATATGGTGCACGGTGGCGGTCATTTCATTGATGGCGGTGGCGGCCTGGTCGGTTTCGCTCTGCTGGCCGATCATGCCGTGGCGCACTTCGTCCATGCTCCCGGCCAGGCGCGCGGCGCCGGAGTCGAGCTGGGCGGCGGTACGGGCCACGGTGCTGACCACGCGGTGGTAGGTGGTCTGCATGGCGTTGAACGCGCCGGCCATCTGCCCGACTTCGTCGCCACAGGCCAGCGGCACGCGGGCCGACAGGTCACCGGTTTTCTCCACGTGCAGCATCACGTCTTTCAGGGTGTTGAGCTGGCTGAGCAGGAAGCGGATCAGCAATTGCGAGGCGCAGAGCATGGCCAGCATGAGGATCAAGACGCACACCGCATAGTTGCTGAAGCGGTCGAAGTACACCTGGCGCAGGCTCGGCGACTGGGCGACGACGGCCAGGTGGGTGTCACCGTGGTTGAATACCTGGGCGCCACGCAGCGGGTTGTCGCCCAGTACCCAGGCATCGGCCAGTTCCACCCAGCCCTGGGCGTCACGCAGGGCCTCTAGGGGCTCGCCGGCAAATTGCGGGGTCTGGCCATTGCGCCAGCTGATCAGGTTGGCCTGGGCGGGCAGGACTTGCCCGGCAGGCCAGGCGGCAAGCAGCGCGGCCTGGGCCTGGGCTTGCGCCTGGGCGCCTACGGCACGGGCCTGTTGCTCCAGGTAGACGGCGTAGAGCACCAGCATCAGGGTGGTGACGAAGGCCACCGCGTTGACGGCCCAGAACTTGTACTTCAGGGAAATATTGCTAAGCCAGGCACCCATGGTAGGTCTTCTCTGAATTGGCGGAAACATTATTGGCAAGGTGCCATCATTGTGCCTGCCAGGGCCAGGGGTTGCCTTGATATGTGTCAAGAAACGTCAGGCAGGCCGAAGAACGCGCGGGCGCAGGCGCTGGTGTGCTTGGCGGTGTACGTCGGTGTCTCGCCGCGGTGCAGGGCTACCTCGCGCAGCACCTCCGGCAGGAAGGCGGGTTCGTTGCGGCCGTTCTTTGGCTTGGGGCGCAGGCTGCGAGGCAGCAGGTAGGGGGCATCGCTTTCGAGCATCAGGCGACCTTCGGGGATGTTGCCTACCAGTGGGTGCAAGTGGGTGCCACGGCGCTCGTCGCAGATCCAGCCGGTGATGCCGATGTGCAGGTCCAGGTCGAGGTAGGCGAACAGCGCCTGGCGTTCGCCGGTGAAGCAATGCACCACGGCGGCAGGTAGCTGGTCGCGGTAGGCCTTGAGGATCGCCAGCAGGCGCTCGCTGGCCTCGCGCTCGTGGAGAAACACAGGCAGGCGCAGTTCGGCGGCCAATGCCAGTTGTGCCTCCAAGGCCTTTTCCTGCTGGGGGCGGGGCGAGAAGTCGCGGTTGAAGTCCAGCCCGCATTCGCCCACGGCCTTGACCCGGGGCTGGGCGAGCAGATCACGCAGCTGGCGTTCGCTGTCGGCGCTCCAGTGGCTGGCGTCGTGGGGGTGTACGCCGGCGGTGCTGAACAGGCGCAGGCCAGGTTGGTCCAGGCGCTGGCACAGTTCCAGGGCCTCGGCGCTGACGTCCAGGCTGGTGCCGGTAAGGACCATCTGCGCCACGCCGGCCTGCACGGCGCGTTCGACGACGGCCGCCTGCTGGTCGTGGAAACTGCTGTTGGTCAGGTTGACGCCGATATCGATCAGTTGCATGGTGCTACCTCGGGCCGCGGGGGCGGCCAGCATAGCAAAAACCGGGAAATCGCGAGAAACCCAAGAACTTCAAACGTTTGCCGTGGTCTTTTGCCGTCATTTGTCACGGATCGATCATTGCACATGGTGCCTGCCAACCGCCCTTGGACGCCTTCTTCGATGCTGCGAACCCTGCTGACGATTCTGATGTTGTCTGGCCTGGCGTTGGCCGCGCCGGCCCATGCCCGCGAGGCCGGGCCACAACAGCATGTGCCGGCCGGCAAGGCCCGCGACCTGGCGCAGATCCGCACGAGCAAGGTACTGCGGGTGCTGGTCAACCAGAGCCGCAACAGCTCCGGCGAGGTCAAGGGCGAGCCGGTGGGCGTCGAGTACTACCGCTTGCGTGCCCTGGAGCATTACCTCAATGCCCGGGTCGCCGATGGCCAGGAAATCAGCTTGAGGATCATTCCGCGGGCCAAGGAGCAATTGCTCGGCGCTTTGCAGCGCGGCGAGGGCGACCTCGCCGCGCCCGGCGAGCTGCTGGACCCCAGCGTGGTGCGCGGCGTCGACGCCAGCGCGCCGGTGGTCGACCAGGTGCCGCTGCAGTTGGTCGGGCGCAAGGGCGAGCGTGGCTACAGCCGGGTCGAGCAACTGTCCGGGCGCACCATCGCCCTGACCAGTGCCAGCGCCGCCGGGCCGGCGATTCAGGTGATCAACCAGCAGTTGGCATTGCGCAAGCGCCCGCCGATCAAGGTCGAGTGGGTCGATCCAACGCTGGCGGTGGAAGATGTATTGGAGATGGTCCAGGCCGGCATCTATCCGTTGACCGTGGTCGAGCGACCGATCGCCCAGCGCTGGGCGCGGGTGATGCCGCGTTTGCGGGTGGACAGCAAGCTGCAACTGGCCCGGCCCGACGCCATGCGCTGGTATGTGCGCCAGGATGCGCCGATGTTCCAGGCTGCGGTGGACCGCTTCCTCGCCGGCTACCGCGCGCCCGACAACCAGGACGCCGCCTTCGAGCGCATCTACCGCCGCCAGTACCGGGTGCACAACCCTCTGGCGCGCAAGGACCGCCAGCGCCTCGAATCGCTACGCCCGGTGTTGCAGAAGCATGGCGGCGACCAACAGTTCGACTGGTTGAACCTGGCGGCGCTGGCGTTCAAGGAGTCCACCCTGGACCCGAAGGCGCGCGGCACTGGCGGTGCCCATGGCCTGATGCAGATCACCCCGTCGGCGGCGCAGCGGGTTGGGGTGAGCAATACCGCCACGGTCGATGGCAATGTCCAGGCCAGCGCCCGCTACCTGGCGATGCTGCGTCGCAAGTTCTTCGCCAGCCCGCAGCTCAACGAACGCGAACGCATGGCGTTCATCCTGGCGGCCTACAACCTTGGGCCGGAGCGGGTCCAGGCCATGCGCGCCGAGGCCCGGCGGCGTGGGCTCAACGGCAACCAGTGGTTCTTCCAGACCGAGCGCATCGCCATGGAGCAGGTGGGCATGGGGCCGGTGAACTTCGTCAACAGCGTCAACAAGTACTACCTCGCGTTCAACCGCGAGCGGGCTTCCCTGGAGCGGGTGGCCAAACGTTAAACAAATCGAATATATCGATTTGTTTGTCGGGATTTTTGCGATTTTCTTATTCGTTAAATTGATTAAGATGGCGCTCATCCAACACACACCTGCTCACACTCTAAGGAAGCAACGATTATGAACAACTCCCTCAAAGCCCTGTTCGCCACCCGTGCCGGTTACGGCCTGAGCGTCGTGCGTATCCTGGTTGGCGTCATCTTCATGGCCCACGGCGCGCAGAAACTGTTCGGCCTGTTCGGCGGCTATGGGCTGGAAGGCACTGGCCAGTGGATGGAAAGCATCGGCCTGGCGCCGGGCTACCTGATGGCCTTGCTGTCCGGTAGCGCCGAGTTCTTCGGCGGCCTGGCCCTGGTGGTCGGCCTGCTGGCCCGTCCGGCGGCACTGGCGCTGGCGGTAACGCTGGTGGTGGCGATCTTCTCGGTGCACATCAACAACGGCCTGTTCATGTCCAACAATGGCTATGAATTCGCCCTGGCCCTGCTGGCTGGCAGTGTGGCGGTGTTGATCGAAGGCGCGGGCCGTCTCTCCCTTGACCGCCTGATCGCCCGCTGACAGGGCGCAGGCTGCAAGCGCCAAACCGATCTGATTCGGCTTGGGGCTTGCAGCCTGCGGCTGGTCTGCTCTAGCATACCGACTGCGCCGATTTAAACAGCTACTTGCGGGGCGCAGGAGATGCCCCTCGCCGGGGTCTCCGAAATACCGCTAAAGCGCTGGTTCGGTGACGCCTCCCACCGCTGCCCAGCGGGATCAGCGAGGCGGAGAGAGACTCCATGAGTTGCCCACGTACCAGTGTCTGTTTGACCCCCCTGGCCAAGAACCAGGCTTCCCGAACCCCGCGCATCCTGCTCGGCGGCCAGCATCAACCCACGCTTTTGCGCAACCTCGACGGTTTCTCCCGACGCAAGGGCCAGGCCTGTGCCTTCCTCATCCAGTTCGCTGACAACTGCGATCAGCTCGATCAGTACGGCAACGACCGTTTCGACCTCGCCGTGATCCAGGCCCCCGAGGCCGAGGAGGCCGCCGACGTCATCGGCCAGTTGACCCGTATCGCTCGCCAGGGCCTGATCACCCGTCGTTGAGCCCCGTGTCGCGACGGGCTGTTTTTGGTTAAGCTCGGTCACCCGAAGGGCGCTTGCCGTCCATCGCGCGTGCACTGAGGAGACAGCCGTTGAGCACCAACATCATCACCACGGAAGGTCACCAGGCCCTCAAGCAGGAGCTTGACCATCTGTGGCGGGTCTATCGCCCGGAGATCACCCAGAAAGTCACCTGGGCAGCCTCGCTGGGCGACCGTAGCGAGAATGCCGACTATCAGTACAACAAGAAGCTGCTGCGCGAGATCGACCGGCGCGTGCGCTACCTGCGCAAGCGCCTGGAAGACGTCAAGGTGGTCGAGTATTCGCCGCAGCAGGAAGGCAAGGTGTTTTTCGGCGCCTGGGTGGAGATCGAGAACGACGACGGCGAGCAGTTGCGCTTTCGTATCGTTGGCTATGACGAAATCCACGGGCGCAACGATTACATCTCCATCGACTCGCCCATGGCTCGGGCGCTGCTGAAGAAAGTGGAGGGTGACGAGGTGGTGGTGCACACGCCTACAGGCGAGGCCACCTGGTACGTCAACAGCATTTCCTACGAGTGCAAGGCGGGCTGAAACAGGTCGAGGCAGGCCTTCAGCACTTTGTAAGCTTGCCTCAACCTTCGCGCAACACCGCCAACGGGCTGGCATTCAGGGCCCGCCTTGTCCCCAGTACTCCAGCCCCACCGACCAGTACCGCTCCGGCCACGGGCAGCGCCAGCAGCCATGGATGCGGCGCCCAGTGCAGGTCGAACGCATAGCGGTACAACGCCCAGGTGATCAGCTCGCAGCCCAGCGCCGCGAGCAATCCGCTCACCGCGCCCAGCAAGCCGAACTCGATGCGCCGCGCCTTGACCAGCAGTGGCCGCGCGGCCCCCAGTGCGCGCAGCAGCGCGCCCTGGCGGATGCGCTCATCGAGCGTAGCCTGCAGCCCGGCGAACAAGACCGCCATCCCGGCCGCCAACACGAACAGCAGCACATACTCCACTGCCAGCGTCACCTGGGCGAGGATGCTGCGCAACTGCCCGAGCAAGGCATCCACCTGCAGGATGGTCACCGCCGGGAAGGCCCGGGACAGTGCGACCACTTCCTGGTCGTGGCCCGGTGCCAGGTAGAAGCTGGTCAGGTAGGTGGCGGGCAGGCCTTGCAGGGTGCCGGGCTGGAAGATCATGTAGAAGTTCGGCTGGAAGCTGTCCCAATGCACGCTGCGCAGGCTGCTGACCCGTGCCTGGCGCTGCTGGCCGCCGATGTCGAAGGTCAGCAGGTCGCCCAGTTGCAGCTTCAGGCTTTGTGCCAGCTCCGCCTCCACCGATACCCCTGGCGTGGCGTCGTCGCTGGGCGCCTGCTGCCACCAGTCGCCGGCGCTCAGGGCATTGCCCTGGGGCAGATCGGCGGCCCAGGTCAGGCTGAGGTCGCGCTGCACCGCGCGTTCGCCAGTCGACTCCTTGCTGACCAGTTGGCGCACCGGCTGCTTGTTGATGTGGGTGAGACGGCCAGGGATCACCGGGTACAGCGGTGCCGAGGTCGCATTGAGCTGCGCCAGGCGCTCGGCGAACGGTTGACGCTCGTCGGGCAGGATGTTCAGGGCGAAATGATTGGGCGCGTCCTTGGGGAGCTGTGCTTGCCAGGTGTCGAGCAGTTCGGCGCGCAGCAGGGCGACCAGGCCCATGGCCAGGAGGATCAGACCGAAGGCCAGGGCCTGGCCGGCCGCGGCCAGGGGGTGGCGCAGCAATTGGCCCAGGCCCAGGCGCCAGGCCAGCGGTGCGCCGGCGAGCAGCTGGCGCAGGCTGCGCAAGCCGAGCAACAGCAGGCCGCCAAGCAGCAGGGCGGCGATCAGCCCGCCACCGAGCAGGGCGAAGGTCAGCAGCAGGTCCAGGCTCAGGCGCCACATGATCAGGCCCAGGGCGAGCAGGGCGGCGCCGTATACCAGCCAGCTGCTGGGCGGGATCGGCAGCAGGTCGCGGCGCAGCACGCGCAACGGCGGTACCCGGCCCAGCGCGGCCAGCGGCGGCAGGGCGAAGCCGGCCAGGGCCACCAGGCCGGTAGCGATGCCGGCCAGGGCCGGGGTGAGGCCGCCGGGCGGCACCTGGCTGGGCAGCAGCCCGGCAAGCAGATGGAACAGCCCCAGCTGGGCCAGTGCGCCGAGCAGGGCACCGGCGAGTGCCGCGACCACGCCGAGCATGGCCAGTTGCAGGCAGTACAGGCTCAATGCCTGGTGTCGGGACAACCCAAGGCAGCGCAGCAGCGCGCTGGCATCCAGGCGCCGCGCGGCATAGCGCGATGCTGACAGGGCCACGGCGACACCTGCCAGCAGCACGGCCACCAGGCTGGCCATGTTCAGGTAGCGCTCGGCCTTGCCCAGGGCGCCGCCGATCTGGCGATTGCCGTCGCGGGTGTCGAGCAGGCGCTGGTGGGCAGCCAGGGTCTTTTCCACGCCCTGGCGGTACTCGGCCAGGGCGGCGCCATCGCCGCGCCACAGATCGCGGTAGCTGACCCGGCTGCCGGGCTGGATGACGCCGGTGGCCTCCAGGTCGGCGAGGTTCATCAGTACCCGTGGGGTGAGGCTGTAGAAGTTGTTGGCGCGGTCTGGTTCGTAGGTGAGCACGCGGCTCATGCGCAGGGTTTTCATGCCCACGTCGATGCTGTCGCCGATGCTCAGGCCCAGGGCTGCCAGCAGTCGTGGCTCGACCCAGGCCTCGCCGGGCGCCGGGCCGCCGCCGGGGCGTTCCTCGCCGTAGGGCGCCGCCGCGCTGCGCAGCTGGCCGCGCAGCGGGTAGGCCGGGTCGGCGGCCTTGATGCTCGACAGCTGGATGCCGCTGTCGCCACCGACCACGCTGGTGAACTCCACCACGCGTGCATGGCGCAAGCCCGCGGCGCTGCCGCTGGCGACCTGCTGCTCGCTGGCCGGGGCACTGCCTTGCAGGACCAGGTCGGCGCCGAGGAACTCGCTGGCGCGCAGTTGCATGGCGCCATTGAGGCGGGCGCCGAAGTAGCCGATGGCGGTGCTGGCGGCTACCGCCACCAGCAGGGCGAAGAACAGCACGCGTACTTCGCTGGCACGGGTATCGCGCAGCAGCTGGCGCAGCGACAGGGCGCACAGGCGCCAGAAGGACAGGCGGGTCATCACGGCTCCAGGGCCGCCACCAGGCGGCCGGCATCCAGGCGGATCTGGCGGCGGCAGCGCCTGGCCAGGCGTTCGTCGTGGGTGACCAGCACCAGGGTGGTGCCGCGCTCCTGGTTGAGTTCGAACAGCAGGTCGCTGATGCGCTCGCCGGTATGGCTGTCGAGGTTGCCGGTGGGTTCGTCGGCGAACAGCACCGCCGGTTGCGCGGCGAAGGCCCGGGCGATCGCCACCCGTTGCTGTTCGCCGCCGGAGAGCTGGCGCGGTGTGTGGCTCAGGCGCTTGCCCAGGCCGACCCGCTCGAGCAGGTCGCGGGCATGTTCGCGGGCATCGCGCCGGCCATCCAGCTCCAGCGGCAGCATGACGTTCTCCAGGGCGTTGAGGCTGTCGAGCAACTGGAACGACTGGAACACGAAACCGACGTGCTCGGCGCGCACCCGCGCGCGCTGGTCTTCATCCAGCGGGCCGAGGTCGTGGCCGGCCAGCAGCACCTTCCCGGCACTGGGGTGGTCGAGACCGGCGAGCAGGCCAAGCAGGGTCGACTTGCCCGAACCGGAGGCGCCGACGATGGCCAGGCTGTCGCCCTGGGCGAGGTCGAGGGAGAGGGCGTGGAGGATGGTCAGGTCGCCTTCCGCGCTGGGGACCACTTTGCTAAGGTTCTGCGCAACGAGAATGCTGGGGCCCATGGAGAATCCGATGCGAATGTGGTGGTTGAGTGCCGGCCTGGCCCTGTGTTGCCTGGCCCAGGGCGCGGCGGCGGGAACGTTGCTGGTTGTTGGCGATAGTATCAGCGCCGGTTTTGGCCTGGATACCCGCCTGGGGTGGGTCAACCTGCTGCAACAGCAGCTGAAAAAGGAGGGTTTCGACGACCAGGTGGTCAACGCCTCGATCAGCGGCGACACCAGCGCAGGTGGCCAGGCGCGGCTGGCGGCGCTGCTTGCGGCGCACAAGCCGGCCCTGGTGGTGCTGGAACTTGGCGGCAACGATGGCCTGCGCGGGCAGCCGCCGCAACAATTGCAACAGAATCTTGCCGCGATGATCGACCAGTCCCGAAAGGCCGGGGCCAAGGTGCTGTTGCTGGGCATGCGCCTGCCGCCGAACTACGGTGTGCGCTACACCACGGCGTTCGCCCAGGTCTATGAACAGCTGGCCGCCGATAAAAAGGTGCCGCTGGTGCCATTCTTCCTCGAAGGTGTGGGCGGGGTACCGGAGTTGATGCAGGCCGATGGTATCCACCCGGCGGCCAGTGCCCAGCAGCGGCTGCTGGAAAATGCCTGGCCGGCGATAAAACCCTTGCTGTGACGCTTTTATCGGGGGCCGCTTTCGGCTAATGTTGCGCCCCCCGTTTCGAGTGCCCCCAATGCCGCGCCCTGCCTGGTCCCTGTATGCCTATCAACTGATCGAGCCCGATGAGCAGCTCGACCTGTTTGCCTGCCAGGAAGTCCGCATTCATCTTGCCGCCCGCCAACTCGAACTGGGCGTGCCCGTCGACCGCACCCTGTGCGGCGGCCTGCTGCCGGCCCAGCCACGCTGGTCGGGGGTGGAGCGCGCGATCTACCGCGACGAGCGCCTGTGCCCGTTGTGCCGGGCGATCCTCGACGCCCAGCGGCGCGGCATGCGCCCGGTGTGGCCGGAACTCTGAGCGCCTTTCATCATCTGAAACGCTTGCGGTGGGTCGATGCCTCCCGCTTGTATCGGAGCGGGTGTACAATCGATCCCCTTGACTGACCTTTCGAAGGATTTACCGGATGTTGTCGCGCTTTCCTGCCGTCACCCGTAGCCTCTCGCTGGCCGCCCTGTTGGCCGCCGGCCCCGCTGTTGCGCTGGAATTGCCGTTGCCGCCGCCCGGTGAAGACGTGGTCGGCCAGGTCCAGGTGATCAAGGCCAAGTACGAAGACACCTTCGCCGACATCGGTACCGCCAACGACCTGGGCTACCTCGAGATGATCGCCGCCAACCCGGGCGTCGACCCCTGGCTGCCGGGTGCTGGCACCGAGATCATCCTGCCGACCCGCTATATCCTGCCGCCAGGCCCGCGCGAAGGCGTGGTCATCAACCTGGCCGAATACCGCCTGTACTACTACCCGAAAGGGCAGGGC
Coding sequences:
- a CDS encoding acyl-CoA thioesterase — translated: MNFTELLAAARAHPEAVSVPASWAQGRAVFGGLMAAMVHEAMRQKLGDDRPVRSLAITFVGPAAPDVPISLEVEVLREGKAVSTLLGRAVQDGQVVTLVQGSFGAGRPSVVAVDAPAAMPMKPLQEAAPELPFIKGITPEFMQHVAFRWAVGGLPFSGNDSRHMGGWVRLRDVVEEPVGVAHLLALVDAWPPSLLPFLKQPAAGSTLTWTIEFVQPTPQLSTLDWCRYVVETEYARDGYGHAAAALWTAEGELLALSRQTVTVFA
- a CDS encoding Mpo1-like protein; the protein is MSKRLPNLPAWQWRGYHHNHRHPTNLVLHLIAVPLFILGALLVLSGVLGLDLSQLAVGIIALVAGLGLQRQGHRLEAEQPEPFASRKDAVQRLLTEQFITFPRFVLSGAWWRAWRERHKHRH
- a CDS encoding methyl-accepting chemotaxis protein, with the translated sequence MGAWLSNISLKYKFWAVNAVAFVTTLMLVLYAVYLEQQARAVGAQAQAQAQAALLAAWPAGQVLPAQANLISWRNGQTPQFAGEPLEALRDAQGWVELADAWVLGDNPLRGAQVFNHGDTHLAVVAQSPSLRQVYFDRFSNYAVCVLILMLAMLCASQLLIRFLLSQLNTLKDVMLHVEKTGDLSARVPLACGDEVGQMAGAFNAMQTTYHRVVSTVARTAAQLDSGAARLAGSMDEVRHGMIGQQSETDQAATAINEMTATVHHIAQHAGATRDLSQAADTLAGSGQAVVSRVQDSIAGLSSGVQQTAEMIRQLADDSQKINSVVGVIHSIAEQTNLLALNAAIEAARAGDLGRGFAVVADEVRNLAKRVQTSTDEITTMVADLQAGTRDAVDFMQESSYKADDCVKQAREAHEALTEITSAVAQMRESNTQIAVAAEQQSQVAEEMNRAVVSIRDVTEETVQQTVGSATTSSELATLAGELNKAIGQLKL
- a CDS encoding TatD family hydrolase, which produces MQLIDIGVNLTNSSFHDQQAAVVERAVQAGVAQMVLTGTSLDVSAEALELCQRLDQPGLRLFSTAGVHPHDASHWSADSERQLRDLLAQPRVKAVGECGLDFNRDFSPRPQQEKALEAQLALAAELRLPVFLHEREASERLLAILKAYRDQLPAAVVHCFTGERQALFAYLDLDLHIGITGWICDERRGTHLHPLVGNIPEGRLMLESDAPYLLPRSLRPKPKNGRNEPAFLPEVLREVALHRGETPTYTAKHTSACARAFFGLPDVS
- a CDS encoding transglycosylase SLT domain-containing protein, whose product is MLRTLLTILMLSGLALAAPAHAREAGPQQHVPAGKARDLAQIRTSKVLRVLVNQSRNSSGEVKGEPVGVEYYRLRALEHYLNARVADGQEISLRIIPRAKEQLLGALQRGEGDLAAPGELLDPSVVRGVDASAPVVDQVPLQLVGRKGERGYSRVEQLSGRTIALTSASAAGPAIQVINQQLALRKRPPIKVEWVDPTLAVEDVLEMVQAGIYPLTVVERPIAQRWARVMPRLRVDSKLQLARPDAMRWYVRQDAPMFQAAVDRFLAGYRAPDNQDAAFERIYRRQYRVHNPLARKDRQRLESLRPVLQKHGGDQQFDWLNLAALAFKESTLDPKARGTGGAHGLMQITPSAAQRVGVSNTATVDGNVQASARYLAMLRRKFFASPQLNERERMAFILAAYNLGPERVQAMRAEARRRGLNGNQWFFQTERIAMEQVGMGPVNFVNSVNKYYLAFNRERASLERVAKR
- a CDS encoding DoxX family protein; amino-acid sequence: MNNSLKALFATRAGYGLSVVRILVGVIFMAHGAQKLFGLFGGYGLEGTGQWMESIGLAPGYLMALLSGSAEFFGGLALVVGLLARPAALALAVTLVVAIFSVHINNGLFMSNNGYEFALALLAGSVAVLIEGAGRLSLDRLIAR
- the greB gene encoding transcription elongation factor GreB yields the protein MSTNIITTEGHQALKQELDHLWRVYRPEITQKVTWAASLGDRSENADYQYNKKLLREIDRRVRYLRKRLEDVKVVEYSPQQEGKVFFGAWVEIENDDGEQLRFRIVGYDEIHGRNDYISIDSPMARALLKKVEGDEVVVHTPTGEATWYVNSISYECKAG
- a CDS encoding ABC transporter permease → MTRLSFWRLCALSLRQLLRDTRASEVRVLFFALLVAVAASTAIGYFGARLNGAMQLRASEFLGADLVLQGSAPASEQQVASGSAAGLRHARVVEFTSVVGGDSGIQLSSIKAADPAYPLRGQLRSAAAPYGEERPGGGPAPGEAWVEPRLLAALGLSIGDSIDVGMKTLRMSRVLTYEPDRANNFYSLTPRVLMNLADLEATGVIQPGSRVSYRDLWRGDGAALAEYRQGVEKTLAAHQRLLDTRDGNRQIGGALGKAERYLNMASLVAVLLAGVAVALSASRYAARRLDASALLRCLGLSRHQALSLYCLQLAMLGVVAALAGALLGALAQLGLFHLLAGLLPSQVPPGGLTPALAGIATGLVALAGFALPPLAALGRVPPLRVLRRDLLPIPPSSWLVYGAALLALGLIMWRLSLDLLLTFALLGGGLIAALLLGGLLLLGLRSLRQLLAGAPLAWRLGLGQLLRHPLAAAGQALAFGLILLAMGLVALLRAELLDTWQAQLPKDAPNHFALNILPDERQPFAERLAQLNATSAPLYPVIPGRLTHINKQPVRQLVSKESTGERAVQRDLSLTWAADLPQGNALSAGDWWQQAPSDDATPGVSVEAELAQSLKLQLGDLLTFDIGGQQRQARVSSLRSVHWDSFQPNFYMIFQPGTLQGLPATYLTSFYLAPGHDQEVVALSRAFPAVTILQVDALLGQLRSILAQVTLAVEYVLLFVLAAGMAVLFAGLQATLDERIRQGALLRALGAARPLLVKARRIEFGLLGAVSGLLAALGCELITWALYRYAFDLHWAPHPWLLALPVAGAVLVGGAGVLGTRRALNASPLAVLREG
- a CDS encoding ABC transporter ATP-binding protein gives rise to the protein MGPSILVAQNLSKVVPSAEGDLTILHALSLDLAQGDSLAIVGASGSGKSTLLGLLAGLDHPSAGKVLLAGHDLGPLDEDQRARVRAEHVGFVFQSFQLLDSLNALENVMLPLELDGRRDAREHARDLLERVGLGKRLSHTPRQLSGGEQQRVAIARAFAAQPAVLFADEPTGNLDSHTGERISDLLFELNQERGTTLVLVTHDERLARRCRRQIRLDAGRLVAALEP
- a CDS encoding arylesterase, which translates into the protein MRMWWLSAGLALCCLAQGAAAGTLLVVGDSISAGFGLDTRLGWVNLLQQQLKKEGFDDQVVNASISGDTSAGGQARLAALLAAHKPALVVLELGGNDGLRGQPPQQLQQNLAAMIDQSRKAGAKVLLLGMRLPPNYGVRYTTAFAQVYEQLAADKKVPLVPFFLEGVGGVPELMQADGIHPAASAQQRLLENAWPAIKPLL